A region of the Kaistia geumhonensis genome:
TCCTCAACCGCTCGCCGGGTGAGGAAGTGTCGGAAGCGCTGCGCGCCGCCGAGGTGCGCTTTACCCGCTTCTTCAATCACACGCCCTTCGCCATCGCCTCCGTCGACCGGCGCGGTCGCATCGGACGCACCAACGCCGCATTCGCGCGCCTGTTCGGGACCGTGCCGCGCGATGCCTCCGGCCGGCTCCGCCTCGTCGACATCGTCGCCGACAGCGCGCGGGCGGCCATCGAGACGGCGCTCGAGGCGGCATCGGCCGGCCATGGCGACATCCCGCCGGTGGACGCGGCGCTGCTCGGCCATGGCGAGCGCAGCATGCGCTTCTATGTGAGCGCCGTGGACGAGGGCGCCGACGAGAGCGAGATCGCGACCGTCTATGCGCTGGAAACGACGGAGCAGCGGGCGCTGGAGCAGCAGTTCGCCCAGAGCCAGAAGATGCAGGCGATCGGCCAGCTCGCCGGCGGCGTCGCGCACGACTTCAACAATGTGCTGACGGCGATCATCGGCTATTCCGATCTTCTTCTCGCCAATCACCGGCCGTCCGACCCGTCCTTCCAGGACATCATGAACATCAAGCAGAATGCCAACCGGGCCGCGGGCCTGGTGCGGCAGCTGCTGGCCTTCTCCCGCCGCCAGACCCTGCGTCCGCAGGTCCTCGCGATCGGCGATGTTCTCTCCGACCTCTCGATCCTGCTCGAGCGGCTGCTCGGCGAGAAGGTCAAGCTTTCGGTGCTGCATGGCCGCGATGTCTGGCCGATCAAGGCCGATCTCAACCAGTTCGAGCAGGTGGTCATCAATCTCGCCGTCAACGCCCGCGACGCCATGCCGAAGGGCGGGCAACTGACGATCCGCACCCGCAACCTCTCGCCGGCCGATTGCGCCGCTTTCGGCTACAAGGCGCTGCCGCCGGCCGAGTATGTCCTCATCGAGGTCGAAGATACCGGCACCGGCATCCCGCCCGAGGTGCAGTCCAAGATCTTCGAGCCATTCTTCTCGACCAAGGAAGTCGGCAAGGGCACGGGCCTCGGGCTTTCCACGGTCTACGGCATCGTCCGCCAGACCGGGGCGCACATCTTCTTCGACAGCGTCGTCGACAAGGGCACCATCTTCCGCATCTTCGTGCCGCGCCATGTCGTGGCCGAGGAGCCGGTCGCGGCCGAGGCCGTCAGCGACAAGCCGCAGCAAAAGACGGACCTCACCGGCAGCGCCAATATCCTGCTCGTCGAGGACGAGGAGGCGGTCCGCGCGTTCGCCGCGCGTGCGCTCGCCTCGCGTGGCTATACGGTGCACGAGGCGGCTTCCGGCGCAGAGGCGCTGGAGGTCATGCAGAAGACCGGCGGCATCATCGACCTCGTCGTTTCCGACGTGGTTATGCCGGAGCTGGACGGGCCCTCTCTGCTGCGCGAACTGCGCAAGACGCGGCCGAACCTCAAGATCATCTTCGTCTCCGGCTATGCCGAGGACGCCTTCGCCAAGAACCTGCCCGACGGCGAGACCTTCAACTTCCTGCCGAAGCCTTTCTCGCTGAAGCAGCTCGCGACGGCCGTGAAGGAGGCCTTGGGGGAATAGCGCGCGGGACCAGCGTTCCGATCATGCCGTAGTTCGGTGGCCGGCTATCCCTTGCATTCGTGCCGCCGAGGATCGAACCTGAGCGCCTTCGATCCCCCGGAGCCGCACATGCTCGATAGTCCGACCCGCGAAAACGTCCCGGCCGGCCAACCCTTCAGCTTCGATCCATTGACGCGCCGCGCCTCGATCGAGGCGCGCGATCCGGGTTTCTATCAGGACCCCTATCCGGTCTTCGAGGCGATCCGCAGCGAGACATCGCATTTCTACTGGGAAGAGTACGGGCTCTGGTGTTTTCTGGGGGCCGCCGACCTGCAGGCGCTCTTTCGCGACAAGCGTTTCGGGCGCGAGATCCTGCATGTCGCGACCCGCGAGGAACTCGGGATTCCGGAGATCCCGGAGCGCCTCAAGCCCTTCACCGATATCGATGCGCTCTCGATGCTCGATCGCGAGCCGCCGGCACACACGCGGCTGCGCGGCCTCGTCAACCGCGCCTTCGTCTCGCGTCAGGTCGAGAAGCTGCGCCCGCGCATCGCCGCGCTCGCGCATGACCTCATCGACCGCTTTGCGGGGGATGGCGAGGTCGAGCTGATCGAGGCCTTCGCGACGCCGATCCCGGTGACCGTCATTGCCGAGCTGCTCGGCGTGCCGGTGGAACGGGCGCCCGACCTCCTCGACTGGTCGCACAAGATGGTCGCGATGTACCAGTTCGACCGGACGCGGGCCGTCGAGGACGCCGCGGTCGCGGCCGCGCAGGAGTTCGTCGCCTTCCTCAAGGAGATCGTCGCCGAGCGTCGGCTGGCGCCTGCCGACGACCTGCTCTCGACGCTGATCGCCGCCGAGGAGGCCGGCGAGCGGTTGTCTGAGGACGAGCTGATCGCGACTTGCATCCTCCTTCTGAACGCCGGCCACGAGGCGACGGTCCATGCCATCGGCAATGGCGTGAAGGCGATCCTCGAATCGGGACTGGAGCCGTCGGCGATGTTCGGCGCGGAGAAGGCCGCGGAGGCCGTCGCCGAGGAATGCCTCCGCTTTGACCCGCCGCTGCACTTCTTCTCGCGCTATGTGCTCGAAGACCTCGACTATGCCGGTCTCCCGCTGAAGAAGGGCGACCGGGTCGGGCTGCTGCTCGGCGCCGCCAACCGCGACCCGGCTCGCTTCGCCGAGCCGGCGAGGTTCGATCCGTTCCGTCCGCCGGCGACGCATTTCGCGTTCGGCGGCGGCATCCATTTCTGTGTCGGCGCCCCGCTGGCGCGGCTGGAACTCGAAGTCGCGCTGCCGATCCTTTTCGAGCGGCTGCCGGGCCTGCGGATCGCGCGGCCGCCGCTCTATCGCGACAGCTACCACTTCCACGGCCTGGCGGCGCTGAACCTCGCCTGGTGAGGACCCGGTCGGACGGGAGGAAATGATGCCGACTCCGGGCGCCCTCAGGAGCATTTCCGCTGGCGTGCTCGACATCGCCTATGTCGAGCGGGGGCCGGCCGACGGGCCGTCGGTCATCCTGCTGCACGGCTTCCCGTACGACGTCCATGCCTACGAAGATGTTGCGGAACGGCTTGCCGATGCGGGCCGGCGCTGCATCGTTCCCTATCTCCGCGGTTATGGTCCGACCCGCTTCCGCTCCGCGCGGACGATGCGTTCGGGTCAGCAGGCTGCGCTTGGGGCCGATCTTCTCGCGCTGATGGACGCCCTCGCGATCCCCAGGGCGGTGCTCGCCGGCTATGACTGGGGCGGCCGTGCTGCCTGCATCGTCGCCGCGCTCTGGCCCGAGCGGGCCTCCGGCCTCGTCAGCTCCGGTTCGCCATACAATATCCAGGCGATCGCCGAGGCGTGGCGTCCAGCGCCGCCGGCCGAAGAGTTTCGCTACTGGT
Encoded here:
- the cckA gene encoding cell cycle histidine kinase CckA, giving the protein MTTGAGVTGARPPVIDRGGRTAGIGRLVVLAIVLVAVAAAGAILPAESAQPFIFAVLGILAVVGVFTLFAGAIGLLRFGSAAPRDDLARAFMGSMAEGILVTDREGRILYANGAYADLIGADDETDVRIIERVFSGDQAASEAIYRLTQSVRHNRSAQEEVRMPSALGGTGPGGPRWYRITARPIETSDQFLTAWRLADISGEREQQETVFQDLQHAIDYLDHAPAGFLSAEPDGRIVYLNATLAEWLGIDLGAFKPGAISLGDIVRGDGAALLSGGTARPGGSETAVIDLDLVKKNGQSLPVRVLHRVPYAHDGAPGATRTIVLNRSPGEEVSEALRAAEVRFTRFFNHTPFAIASVDRRGRIGRTNAAFARLFGTVPRDASGRLRLVDIVADSARAAIETALEAASAGHGDIPPVDAALLGHGERSMRFYVSAVDEGADESEIATVYALETTEQRALEQQFAQSQKMQAIGQLAGGVAHDFNNVLTAIIGYSDLLLANHRPSDPSFQDIMNIKQNANRAAGLVRQLLAFSRRQTLRPQVLAIGDVLSDLSILLERLLGEKVKLSVLHGRDVWPIKADLNQFEQVVINLAVNARDAMPKGGQLTIRTRNLSPADCAAFGYKALPPAEYVLIEVEDTGTGIPPEVQSKIFEPFFSTKEVGKGTGLGLSTVYGIVRQTGAHIFFDSVVDKGTIFRIFVPRHVVAEEPVAAEAVSDKPQQKTDLTGSANILLVEDEEAVRAFAARALASRGYTVHEAASGAEALEVMQKTGGIIDLVVSDVVMPELDGPSLLRELRKTRPNLKIIFVSGYAEDAFAKNLPDGETFNFLPKPFSLKQLATAVKEALGE
- a CDS encoding cytochrome P450 encodes the protein MLDSPTRENVPAGQPFSFDPLTRRASIEARDPGFYQDPYPVFEAIRSETSHFYWEEYGLWCFLGAADLQALFRDKRFGREILHVATREELGIPEIPERLKPFTDIDALSMLDREPPAHTRLRGLVNRAFVSRQVEKLRPRIAALAHDLIDRFAGDGEVELIEAFATPIPVTVIAELLGVPVERAPDLLDWSHKMVAMYQFDRTRAVEDAAVAAAQEFVAFLKEIVAERRLAPADDLLSTLIAAEEAGERLSEDELIATCILLLNAGHEATVHAIGNGVKAILESGLEPSAMFGAEKAAEAVAEECLRFDPPLHFFSRYVLEDLDYAGLPLKKGDRVGLLLGAANRDPARFAEPARFDPFRPPATHFAFGGGIHFCVGAPLARLELEVALPILFERLPGLRIARPPLYRDSYHFHGLAALNLAW
- a CDS encoding alpha/beta fold hydrolase, with amino-acid sequence MMPTPGALRSISAGVLDIAYVERGPADGPSVILLHGFPYDVHAYEDVAERLADAGRRCIVPYLRGYGPTRFRSARTMRSGQQAALGADLLALMDALAIPRAVLAGYDWGGRAACIVAALWPERASGLVSSGSPYNIQAIAEAWRPAPPAEEFRYWYQYYFHSERGRRALDGDRRGFCRFLWRLWSPTWAFDDAEFERTAAAFDNEDFVSIVIHSYRHRFGGIPGDPALDGIEARLALLPDITVPSIVLEGADDGVDPPQTADDAARHFRAAYERRILPGVGHNVPQEAPESFADAVLALG